A window from Methylocystis sp. MJC1 encodes these proteins:
- a CDS encoding DnaJ domain-containing protein, with protein MPVLMGFFALALTLFALKAYTKASPAILARMIRRGGGFLLMALGGLLLARGRIDFGLALGAAGLWIMGRSERAGLRNAGAGGGGVSRVRSAMIEMELDHATGAIRGMILAGKNEGKRLDALTRPALLDLYNMCQRDDPDGARLLEAYLDRRFSGWRAASDPNRDSGGGETRARRAGTITEDEAYEILGLKKGAAAADIARAHRDLMKKLHPDLGGTTDLAARVNEAKDVLMRRHH; from the coding sequence ATGCCGGTCTTGATGGGATTTTTCGCGCTCGCGCTCACGCTCTTCGCGCTCAAGGCCTATACGAAGGCGTCGCCGGCCATTCTGGCGCGCATGATCAGGCGCGGGGGCGGATTTCTGCTGATGGCGCTCGGCGGCCTGCTGCTGGCGCGCGGGCGGATCGACTTCGGTCTCGCTCTTGGCGCGGCCGGCCTTTGGATCATGGGGCGCTCGGAGCGCGCCGGATTGCGCAACGCCGGAGCGGGCGGCGGCGGAGTCTCCCGCGTGCGCTCGGCCATGATCGAGATGGAGCTGGACCATGCGACCGGCGCCATTCGCGGCATGATCCTCGCGGGCAAGAACGAAGGGAAGCGCCTCGACGCCTTGACCCGGCCGGCGCTTCTCGACCTCTACAACATGTGCCAGCGCGACGATCCGGACGGGGCGCGGCTACTTGAAGCGTATCTGGACCGCCGCTTTTCCGGATGGCGTGCGGCAAGCGACCCGAACCGCGACTCGGGGGGCGGCGAGACGCGCGCGCGCCGAGCGGGCACGATTACCGAGGATGAAGCCTACGAAATCCTCGGCCTGAAAAAGGGCGCGGCCGCCGCTGACATTGCGCGGGCTCATCGCGATCTGATGAAAAAGCTTCATCCAGATCTTGGCGGGACGACGGATCTGGCCGCCCGCGTGAATGAAGCTAAGGATGTCCTGATGCGGCGCCATCACTGA
- a CDS encoding VWA domain-containing protein codes for MGDEQNKAPAPRPVRNGDIDAFLAKARGVVEKRARGRLIFALDATMSRQPTWDLAQSIQGEMFRATAAQGELDVQLVYFRGFRECRASRFVSQGEGLGALMAQIACQAGHTQIGRVLSHALDETRSERVGALVYIGDAMEEKIDHLGGAAGEMGLLGLKAFMFQEGRDAKTRTAFQEIARLSGGAYAAFDLSAPRRLAELLGAAAAYAVGGLPELEKRAGEGEGAARLLLSQMGSR; via the coding sequence GTGGGCGACGAACAAAACAAGGCGCCGGCGCCGCGCCCCGTACGTAATGGCGACATCGACGCTTTTCTCGCAAAGGCTCGCGGCGTCGTCGAAAAACGCGCGCGGGGGCGGCTGATTTTCGCCTTGGACGCCACAATGAGCCGCCAGCCCACGTGGGATCTGGCGCAATCCATACAGGGCGAGATGTTTCGCGCCACCGCCGCGCAAGGCGAGCTCGACGTCCAGCTTGTCTACTTCCGTGGATTCAGGGAATGCCGCGCCTCGCGTTTCGTTTCGCAAGGCGAGGGGCTCGGCGCTCTGATGGCGCAGATTGCCTGTCAGGCAGGACACACGCAAATCGGCCGCGTGTTGAGCCACGCCCTGGACGAGACGCGATCCGAGCGCGTGGGCGCGCTCGTCTATATCGGCGACGCGATGGAGGAGAAGATCGATCATCTGGGCGGCGCGGCCGGCGAGATGGGCCTTCTGGGGCTCAAGGCCTTCATGTTCCAGGAGGGCCGCGACGCGAAAACGCGGACGGCCTTCCAGGAGATCGCGCGCCTCTCCGGCGGCGCCTATGCCGCCTTCGATCTTTCGGCGCCGCGCCGTCTCGCGGAACTGCTTGGCGCCGCCGCTGCTTATGCCGTTGGCGGATTGCCGGAACTGGAAAAACGCGCGGGCGAGGGCGAGGGGGCTGCGCGTCTGCTCCTGTCGCAGATGGGGTCACGATAA
- a CDS encoding DUF2478 domain-containing protein, whose protein sequence is MERETPATPIAALPAEDSENVQALMRRFALELAESGVRVAGVTQMRGADSAGRSRIFLRDIASDAEFVISQDLGPGSVACNLDTSGLAMACAAVEHAAREGAGLIVVSKFSKQEAERGGLCDAFRAAMAAHVPVIAAVSPHFREEWRRFAGPLAEDVAPTREALLEWWSRARVSA, encoded by the coding sequence ATGGAGCGTGAAACGCCTGCCACTCCGATCGCCGCTTTGCCGGCTGAGGACAGCGAGAATGTTCAGGCGCTCATGCGCCGCTTCGCGCTTGAGCTTGCAGAAAGCGGCGTGCGGGTCGCGGGCGTCACGCAGATGCGCGGCGCCGACTCGGCGGGCCGCTCGCGGATTTTCCTGCGCGACATCGCCTCGGACGCTGAATTTGTGATCTCGCAGGACCTTGGGCCGGGCTCCGTCGCCTGTAACCTCGACACAAGCGGGCTCGCCATGGCCTGCGCGGCTGTCGAGCATGCGGCGCGCGAGGGCGCTGGTCTCATCGTCGTCAGCAAATTCTCCAAGCAGGAAGCCGAACGCGGCGGTCTTTGCGACGCCTTCCGCGCCGCCATGGCCGCGCATGTTCCCGTGATTGCGGCTGTGTCGCCGCATTTTCGCGAGGAATGGCGCCGCTTCGCGGGGCCGCTCGCCGAGGATGTCGCGCCGACGCGCGAGGCGCTGCTCGAATGGTGGTCCCGCGCGCGGGTTTCAGCCTGA
- a CDS encoding DUF817 domain-containing protein produces MRRQSDERGLREKSAAELWPPLARFVEGEARLGPWASQNPARRFVYEFIRFGIKQAWACLFGGVMVALVLATRFFYPAHAPLARYDFLFLAALGVQAALILLRFESLKEAGVIFLFHLIGTAMEIFKTAHGSWVYPEAAFFRIGGVPLFTGFMYACVGSYMMRAWALFDFRFHQHPPLWQVGALALAIYVNFFTHHYVADMRLVLFAASVAIFWRTTIYYRIHHGWRTMPLLLAAFLAACFIWLAENIATYSHVWLYPDQFAAWKPVGVGKLGSWFLLQIVSYALVAIACRPREPDDAPIAESRARHADRLMFRSRASG; encoded by the coding sequence ATGCGCCGGCAGTCAGATGAACGTGGATTGAGGGAAAAAAGCGCGGCGGAGCTTTGGCCGCCGCTTGCGCGCTTTGTCGAAGGAGAGGCGCGCCTCGGGCCCTGGGCGTCGCAAAACCCGGCGCGCCGCTTCGTCTATGAGTTTATCCGCTTTGGAATCAAGCAGGCGTGGGCCTGCCTCTTCGGCGGCGTCATGGTCGCTCTCGTGTTGGCGACGCGGTTCTTCTATCCCGCCCATGCGCCCCTCGCGCGCTATGATTTTCTGTTCCTCGCCGCGCTTGGCGTACAAGCGGCGCTGATCCTCCTGCGTTTCGAATCGCTCAAAGAGGCCGGCGTGATCTTCCTCTTCCATCTCATCGGCACGGCGATGGAGATCTTCAAGACGGCGCATGGCTCATGGGTCTATCCCGAGGCCGCCTTCTTTCGCATCGGCGGCGTGCCGCTCTTTACTGGCTTCATGTACGCTTGTGTCGGCAGCTATATGATGCGCGCCTGGGCGCTCTTCGATTTTCGCTTTCACCAACATCCGCCGCTATGGCAGGTGGGCGCGCTCGCCCTGGCGATCTACGTCAATTTCTTCACGCATCACTATGTCGCCGACATGCGCCTCGTTCTGTTCGCCGCGAGCGTCGCGATTTTCTGGCGCACGACCATCTATTACCGCATCCACCACGGTTGGCGGACGATGCCGCTGCTGCTGGCGGCCTTCCTTGCGGCTTGCTTCATATGGCTTGCGGAAAACATCGCCACTTACAGCCATGTCTGGCTTTATCCGGATCAGTTTGCGGCCTGGAAGCCGGTCGGCGTCGGCAAGCTCGGATCGTGGTTCTTGCTCCAGATCGTCAGCTATGCGCTGGTGGCGATCGCCTGCCGGCCCCGAGAGCCGGATGACGCCCCCATCGCGGAATCGCGGGCGCGCCATGCTGACAGGCTGATGTTCCGCTCGCGCGCCTCAGGCTGA
- a CDS encoding amino acid ABC transporter substrate-binding protein, with protein MIARRFLLAVATAIVLAGLLPTLLGQGASAQTDAGPTLATVIKRGYLSCGVVESPGFAQPSGENGEWRGFDVDFCRAVAAAIFDDPTKVRFLGLSAKERVPALQAGWVDLLASAAPWTQTRDGGQRVIYAGVSLFDGQSFLVRRQRSFASAQDLAEVAVCVQQGTSYELELADFFHKRKTSYQPKLFATFEEAAAGYDKSECEALTADAATLYAARTKLATPAEHDVLPDLLTKAPRGPVVRQGDDQWLSIVRWTLFLMIDAEEQRVSKANADAALKSEEPRIRHLLGVEGDRGVGLALPGDWPYRIVKHVGNYADVFERNLGQSSPLNMERRLNALWNKGGLLYAPAVR; from the coding sequence ATGATCGCACGACGCTTCCTTCTCGCCGTCGCCACAGCGATCGTGCTTGCCGGCCTTCTGCCCACGCTGTTGGGGCAGGGCGCTTCGGCGCAGACCGACGCTGGGCCGACGCTCGCGACCGTCATCAAACGCGGCTATCTCTCCTGCGGCGTCGTCGAGTCGCCGGGATTTGCGCAGCCCTCTGGCGAGAACGGGGAGTGGCGCGGCTTCGACGTGGATTTTTGCCGCGCCGTCGCCGCCGCAATTTTCGATGATCCCACGAAAGTGCGCTTCCTCGGCCTCAGCGCAAAGGAGCGCGTTCCGGCGCTGCAAGCCGGCTGGGTCGATCTGCTGGCCAGCGCCGCGCCCTGGACGCAAACCCGCGACGGCGGCCAGCGCGTGATTTACGCAGGCGTCTCGCTCTTTGATGGCCAGTCCTTTCTCGTCCGCCGCCAACGCAGTTTCGCCTCGGCGCAAGACCTCGCCGAGGTCGCCGTCTGCGTGCAGCAGGGCACGTCCTACGAATTGGAGCTCGCGGATTTTTTTCACAAACGCAAAACGTCCTATCAACCTAAGCTCTTCGCGACATTCGAGGAGGCTGCCGCTGGCTACGATAAGAGCGAGTGCGAAGCGCTGACGGCGGACGCCGCGACGCTCTACGCCGCGCGCACGAAGTTGGCGACGCCTGCGGAGCACGACGTTCTGCCTGATCTTCTCACTAAGGCGCCGCGTGGCCCCGTGGTGCGGCAGGGCGACGATCAATGGCTTTCCATCGTGCGATGGACCCTGTTCCTCATGATCGACGCGGAAGAGCAGCGGGTTTCAAAGGCCAACGCCGACGCCGCTCTGAAATCGGAGGAGCCCCGCATCCGCCATCTCCTTGGCGTCGAGGGCGACCGCGGCGTCGGTCTCGCGCTGCCGGGCGACTGGCCGTATCGGATCGTCAAACATGTGGGTAATTACGCCGATGTGTTCGAGCGCAATCTCGGGCAGTCCTCGCCGCTTAATATGGAGCGTCGCTTGAACGCTTTGTGGAATAAGGGCGGGCTACTTTATGCGCCGGCAGTCAGATGA
- the metC gene encoding cystathionine beta-lyase, whose product MSDKHEKRQKKRMATVVTQAGREPFEHFGFVNPPIYRGSTVLFPSVAELGALRQPYTYGTKGTPTTRALENAWSEIAGGVDTVLVPSGLAAIALALLTATKAGAHLLVTDSAYAPTRFFCDGFLTRFGVTTEYYDPAIGAGISALIRPETTAILLESPGSQSMDIQDVPAIAAVAHEKGVCVIIDNTWATPLFFPPHERGCDLAIEAGTKYLSGHSDLLLGLVSANAKWAKRLRHTFNLFAIGSGPDDASLALRGMRTMALRLREQERAALDIANWLAARPEVARVLHPALPDHPGHDIWKRDFSGSSGVFSIILKPVSEAAVAAFVDGLELFGIGYSWGGYESLVLPFDCASYRTATKWEAEGPALRFSIGLEDVADLKEDLEAGFARLRGEE is encoded by the coding sequence ATGAGCGATAAACACGAAAAGCGGCAAAAAAAGCGTATGGCCACGGTTGTGACGCAAGCCGGCAGAGAGCCTTTCGAGCACTTCGGCTTCGTCAATCCGCCGATCTACCGCGGCTCCACCGTGCTCTTCCCGAGCGTTGCGGAACTGGGAGCCTTGCGCCAGCCCTACACCTACGGCACCAAGGGCACGCCCACGACGCGCGCCCTGGAAAATGCCTGGAGCGAGATCGCCGGCGGGGTGGACACGGTTCTTGTCCCGTCGGGGCTCGCCGCCATCGCTCTGGCGCTGCTTACCGCCACCAAGGCCGGCGCGCATCTTCTCGTGACCGATTCCGCCTACGCGCCCACACGCTTCTTTTGCGACGGATTCCTAACGCGGTTCGGCGTGACGACGGAATATTATGATCCTGCGATCGGCGCGGGCATATCGGCGCTCATCCGGCCCGAGACCACTGCGATCCTGCTCGAATCTCCAGGATCTCAGAGCATGGATATTCAGGACGTCCCGGCCATCGCCGCCGTCGCGCATGAAAAGGGCGTCTGCGTCATCATCGACAACACATGGGCGACGCCGCTTTTCTTTCCACCGCACGAGCGCGGCTGCGATCTCGCAATCGAGGCCGGCACGAAATATCTCTCGGGCCATTCGGACTTGCTGCTCGGCCTCGTCTCCGCCAACGCCAAATGGGCCAAGCGGCTCAGGCACACCTTCAATCTCTTCGCGATCGGCTCCGGGCCGGACGACGCCTCGCTCGCGCTGCGCGGCATGCGCACCATGGCGCTGCGTCTGCGCGAGCAGGAGCGCGCAGCGCTCGATATCGCCAACTGGCTGGCGGCGCGACCGGAAGTTGCGCGGGTGTTGCATCCCGCTTTGCCCGACCATCCGGGACACGACATTTGGAAAAGGGATTTCTCCGGCTCCTCTGGCGTCTTCTCGATCATACTGAAGCCTGTGTCCGAGGCGGCCGTCGCGGCCTTTGTCGACGGGCTGGAGCTGTTCGGGATCGGATACTCCTGGGGCGGCTATGAGAGCCTCGTGCTGCCATTCGACTGTGCGTCCTACCGCACGGCGACCAAATGGGAAGCGGAAGGTCCAGCGTTGCGCTTTTCGATCGGGCTCGAGGATGTGGCCGATCTCAAGGAAGATCTCGAAGCGGGATTTGCACGGTTGAGAGGCGAAGAGTGA
- a CDS encoding NUDIX hydrolase: MKGPKKSSADKAKKKPSGLPRMQYGALPWRVDDKKGVEILLATSRDTRRWVIPKGWPMKGRKPHIVAAIEAQQEAGLHGKIEKTKLGEYHYQKRLQSGAAVECLVEVFPLRVEVQRKKWPEKSQRATYWFPYALAAEQVDEAELKEIILTFGKSIVL, encoded by the coding sequence ATGAAGGGCCCGAAGAAATCATCCGCCGACAAGGCGAAGAAAAAGCCTTCCGGATTGCCGCGGATGCAATACGGGGCATTGCCGTGGCGCGTCGACGATAAGAAGGGCGTCGAAATATTACTCGCCACCTCGCGCGACACCCGGCGCTGGGTCATCCCCAAGGGCTGGCCGATGAAGGGTCGCAAGCCGCATATCGTCGCCGCCATCGAGGCGCAGCAGGAGGCCGGCCTGCACGGCAAAATTGAGAAGACCAAGCTCGGCGAATACCACTATCAGAAACGGCTGCAATCGGGCGCGGCGGTCGAATGCCTGGTCGAGGTGTTTCCATTGCGGGTCGAAGTTCAGCGTAAGAAATGGCCGGAAAAATCGCAGCGCGCGACCTATTGGTTTCCTTACGCCCTGGCCGCCGAACAGGTGGACGAAGCGGAGCTGAAGGAGATCATACTGACCTTCGGAAAGTCGATCGTCCTCTGA
- a CDS encoding DUF2865 domain-containing protein, whose translation MRLYRPILAIVAVLLAAGLSSQAEAGLLEFLFGADPEPAPQIAPQRTHPDSTGRRRGVQGELRFGQPREGSGFASEPNAGGFCVRTCDGYFFPLIKSTRATRQQSCELACPSASMEVYDGAAIETARNSKGHRYSALPAAFAFRDKANSSCACNDPSTSQAFFEKTARNDPTLQSGDILVEETGAFVYRSDKFVPLGNASFLSSTLRDRLRAMLRRTASARSTPAQATTSGPTGEISFGKDDRTGSTTR comes from the coding sequence ATGCGGCTCTATCGTCCAATTTTGGCTATCGTCGCAGTGCTTCTCGCCGCCGGGCTCTCCAGCCAGGCGGAGGCGGGGCTGCTCGAATTCCTTTTCGGCGCCGATCCAGAGCCCGCGCCACAGATCGCGCCTCAGCGCACCCACCCTGATTCCACGGGGCGGCGTCGCGGAGTGCAGGGTGAATTGCGGTTCGGCCAGCCGAGGGAGGGGAGCGGGTTCGCCTCGGAGCCTAACGCCGGCGGTTTTTGCGTGCGCACCTGCGACGGCTATTTTTTCCCGCTGATCAAATCCACCCGGGCGACGCGCCAGCAATCCTGCGAGCTCGCCTGTCCGTCGGCCTCCATGGAGGTATACGACGGCGCAGCGATCGAGACGGCTCGCAATTCCAAGGGCCATCGTTACTCGGCCCTGCCGGCTGCTTTCGCCTTTCGGGACAAGGCGAACAGCAGCTGCGCCTGCAACGATCCGAGCACGTCGCAAGCCTTCTTCGAGAAGACGGCCCGGAACGATCCGACATTGCAGTCGGGCGACATATTGGTGGAGGAGACGGGGGCCTTCGTCTATCGCAGCGATAAGTTCGTTCCGCTGGGCAACGCTTCCTTCTTGTCGTCTACCTTGCGCGATCGGCTGCGCGCCATGTTGCGGCGAACCGCCAGCGCGCGGTCGACTCCCGCTCAGGCGACGACGAGCGGACCAACCGGCGAAATCAGCTTCGGGAAGGATGACAGGACCGGCAGCACGACTCGGTAA
- a CDS encoding ETC complex I subunit: MTARIYRQSPSVTQSGPASAKAWCLVFDPELPRSIEPLMGWTSSADMKQQIRLRFETKEEAIAYAEREGIPYRVEEPKPETASRRTVSYSDNFRTNRIGLWTH; the protein is encoded by the coding sequence ATGACGGCTCGCATCTATCGCCAATCGCCGAGCGTGACGCAGTCGGGACCGGCTTCCGCCAAGGCCTGGTGTCTCGTTTTCGACCCCGAGCTGCCGCGCTCGATCGAGCCGCTCATGGGTTGGACCAGCTCCGCCGACATGAAGCAGCAGATCCGCCTGCGTTTCGAGACCAAGGAAGAAGCGATCGCTTATGCGGAGCGCGAGGGAATTCCCTATCGTGTGGAGGAGCCCAAGCCCGAGACAGCCTCGCGTCGCACGGTTTCCTATTCAGATAATTTCAGGACCAATCGCATCGGTTTGTGGACGCATTAG
- a CDS encoding DUF192 domain-containing protein, which produces MASSAAMVSRSGFLPVFRALLPALILFVAIVGARAETSLERLEIVTSTGTHEFRVEVADKPSERAKGLMYRKSMPEDQGMLFDFHVEGPVMMWMKNTYLPLDMIFVSRQGVVTKVAANTVPMSEEVISSGGPAYAVIELNAGAADKIGIKAGDQIRHPAFRR; this is translated from the coding sequence ATGGCGAGTAGCGCTGCCATGGTGAGCCGTTCGGGTTTTCTGCCGGTCTTCCGAGCGCTGCTCCCTGCGCTCATCCTGTTTGTGGCGATCGTCGGAGCGAGAGCGGAAACCTCGCTCGAGCGGCTGGAAATCGTCACCTCGACGGGGACTCACGAGTTCCGGGTCGAGGTCGCGGACAAGCCGAGCGAGCGCGCCAAGGGCCTGATGTACCGCAAATCCATGCCGGAAGATCAGGGCATGCTCTTTGACTTTCATGTCGAAGGGCCGGTGATGATGTGGATGAAGAATACTTACCTTCCTCTGGACATGATCTTCGTCTCACGCCAGGGCGTGGTGACGAAGGTCGCGGCCAATACGGTCCCCATGTCGGAGGAGGTCATTTCATCCGGCGGCCCGGCCTATGCCGTCATCGAGCTCAATGCCGGCGCCGCCGATAAAATCGGCATTAAAGCCGGCGATCAGATCCGGCATCCGGCCTTCAGGCGCTAG
- a CDS encoding cold-shock protein yields MGAKVTFAELDALSTTESEEALDLIEIAGRIKWFDVAKGYGFVVPDDGSPDILLHVTILRRSGHQTAFEGARVVCEAQNRSKGMQVFRVLAMDETTAVHPAQSPAGRTHVQVKASSGYEIAIVKWFNRVKGFGFLTRGEGTEDIFLHMETVRRFGMTELKPGDSVLVRYGDGPKGLMAAEVRPLEAKNSSH; encoded by the coding sequence TTGGGAGCGAAGGTGACTTTTGCAGAGTTGGACGCTTTGTCCACCACCGAGAGCGAAGAGGCTCTTGATCTTATCGAAATTGCCGGGCGCATCAAATGGTTCGACGTCGCCAAGGGGTATGGCTTCGTCGTTCCGGACGACGGTTCGCCCGATATTCTCCTGCATGTGACCATTCTGCGTCGTAGTGGCCATCAAACCGCTTTCGAGGGCGCGCGCGTGGTCTGTGAGGCGCAAAATCGCTCGAAGGGCATGCAGGTCTTCCGCGTGCTTGCGATGGACGAAACCACGGCCGTGCATCCGGCCCAGTCCCCGGCGGGCCGCACGCATGTCCAAGTCAAGGCGTCGAGCGGCTATGAAATCGCCATCGTAAAGTGGTTCAACCGCGTGAAGGGATTCGGCTTCCTCACGCGCGGCGAGGGCACGGAAGACATCTTCTTGCACATGGAGACAGTGCGACGCTTCGGAATGACCGAGCTCAAGCCAGGCGACAGCGTGCTGGTGCGTTACGGCGATGGACCGAAGGGGCTGATGGCCGCGGAGGTGCGTCCGCTCGAAGCCAAGAATTCCTCCCATTGA
- a CDS encoding aspartate aminotransferase family protein, which translates to MTDLSTAHSGVFAAQGASARDASPYDLAAMVAAREDERFSLHTKYLNEMWVRVLKTIGYDVGFTRGLGPYLWDRKGDRYIDLLSGWGVFAIGRNHPAVREALVSVIDGEFANLVQLDVSTLAGILAEKLIERAPYLEKVFFANSGAESIEAAIKFARAATGRPGILHCAHSFHGLTYGSLSMNGDEIFKKGFGPLLPNAQEIPFDDLAALEQALAARDVAAFFVEPIQGKGVNIPADDYLAGVQALCRKYGTLFVADEIQTGIGRTGKFFAIDHYAGVEPDMIVVAKALSGGHVPVGAVLTRKWVFDKVFDRMDRAVVHGSTFSKNDLAMAAGVATLDVIKNERIVENAAAKGARLLSSFRRMAEGYELVCDVRGNGLMIGVEFGPPKSLKLKAAWNLLETVNSGLFCQLISIPLFRDHKVLTQVAGHGNHTIKLLPPLTLTDADCDWIESAFDAVIADAHDAPSAVWSLGKTLAGHAIKAGIGR; encoded by the coding sequence ATGACCGATCTTTCGACTGCGCATTCGGGCGTTTTTGCTGCGCAAGGCGCAAGCGCGCGCGACGCCTCCCCTTACGATCTCGCGGCGATGGTGGCGGCGCGTGAAGACGAACGCTTCTCGCTACACACCAAATACCTCAATGAAATGTGGGTGCGCGTGCTCAAGACGATCGGCTACGACGTCGGATTCACGCGCGGCCTCGGCCCCTATCTGTGGGACCGCAAAGGCGACCGCTATATCGACCTCTTGAGCGGCTGGGGTGTGTTCGCAATCGGCCGCAACCATCCGGCCGTGCGCGAGGCCCTCGTCAGCGTCATCGACGGCGAATTCGCCAATCTGGTCCAGCTCGATGTTTCGACGCTCGCGGGCATTCTCGCCGAGAAGCTCATCGAGCGCGCGCCTTATCTCGAGAAAGTCTTCTTCGCCAACTCGGGCGCCGAGTCGATCGAAGCCGCGATCAAATTCGCGCGCGCCGCCACGGGACGTCCCGGCATCCTTCACTGCGCGCATTCCTTCCACGGCCTTACTTATGGTTCGTTGTCAATGAATGGCGACGAGATATTCAAGAAGGGCTTCGGGCCGCTGTTGCCGAATGCGCAGGAAATCCCCTTCGACGATCTCGCCGCGCTGGAGCAGGCGCTCGCCGCGCGCGATGTCGCGGCCTTCTTTGTCGAGCCGATTCAAGGCAAGGGCGTCAACATTCCCGCCGACGATTATCTCGCCGGCGTGCAGGCGCTCTGCCGCAAATATGGAACGCTGTTCGTCGCCGACGAAATCCAGACCGGCATCGGCCGCACCGGCAAATTCTTCGCGATCGACCATTATGCGGGGGTGGAGCCCGATATGATCGTCGTCGCCAAGGCGCTTTCGGGCGGCCATGTGCCGGTCGGCGCCGTGCTCACGCGCAAATGGGTCTTCGACAAGGTCTTCGACCGTATGGACCGCGCCGTCGTGCACGGCTCGACTTTCAGCAAGAACGATCTCGCCATGGCGGCGGGCGTCGCGACGCTGGACGTGATCAAGAACGAGCGCATCGTCGAAAATGCTGCAGCGAAAGGCGCGCGCCTGCTCTCCTCGTTCCGCAGGATGGCCGAAGGCTATGAGCTCGTCTGCGACGTGCGCGGCAACGGACTTATGATCGGCGTCGAATTCGGCCCGCCGAAGTCCCTCAAGCTGAAAGCGGCGTGGAATCTGCTCGAGACCGTCAACTCCGGCCTCTTCTGCCAGCTCATCTCCATCCCGCTATTCCGCGACCACAAGGTGCTGACGCAAGTCGCCGGCCACGGCAACCACACGATCAAACTGCTGCCGCCCTTGACGCTGACGGACGCCGATTGCGACTGGATCGAAAGCGCCTTCGACGCGGTCATTGCGGACGCGCATGACGCGCCTTCCGCCGTCTGGTCGCTCGGCAAGACGCTGGCCGGCCACGCGATCAAGGCGGGCATCGGCCGCTGA